Proteins from a single region of Sediminitomix flava:
- a CDS encoding iron-sulfur cluster biosynthesis family protein, whose amino-acid sequence MEITGFAQKALKKILENNKFGWTGMRIFYAGEVNGDPSFQMIMVKEASEGDHVENYEGFNLYYEKEVVEALQTASMDYVAEGFSIVIGAGKTCGSH is encoded by the coding sequence ATGGAGATTACAGGATTTGCGCAAAAAGCGCTAAAGAAGATATTAGAAAATAATAAGTTTGGATGGACGGGTATGCGTATTTTTTATGCAGGCGAAGTTAATGGCGATCCATCATTCCAAATGATTATGGTAAAAGAAGCTTCTGAAGGCGATCATGTAGAAAATTATGAAGGCTTCAATTTGTATTATGAGAAGGAAGTCGTAGAAGCTTTACAAACTGCAAGTATGGATTATGTAGCAGAAGGTTTCTCAATTGTGATTGGTGCGGGGAAAACTTGTGGAAGTCACTAA